A portion of the Elusimicrobiota bacterium genome contains these proteins:
- a CDS encoding GMC family oxidoreductase — protein sequence MAAERWDFVVAGSGAGGAAAASRLVSGGARVLLVEEGPVARPAADAFEAVQRYYADGGLRAALGDGLLPIPTGRTVGGTTTINSGTCLRPPADILSGWERASGGAFSASGFGRLVEDAWRALKAKTAPPETMTAASRIFLRGLERLGIPGGHNLDRAEDGCVGSGMCCFVCPKDAKVTSYKAYLAGIQGKTGFELRSGTTLVDIDAGTGGVRVGLRSADGKKGRVQARGLVLACGTLATPYFVRKFRLGPAWRGAGAGLSVHPAAKVFGLFDEKVEGWKGVPQGAGVVDPYDPAIRYEGVYVPPEMSAMTVPLEGRALSRWMSAYARAATFGFMIRDESRGRVDHPLGPAHPVARYRMGPRDYARMVRGARFTARALLAAGAERVLLPFNIELNEAADERALAALPLESAGPAALQMMAFHPLGTCGAGRVAGWDQSAGPGVTIADGSVVPESLGVNPQVTIAAFGLRAAELMLGARA from the coding sequence ATGGCCGCTGAGCGCTGGGATTTCGTCGTCGCGGGCAGCGGCGCCGGCGGCGCCGCCGCCGCGTCGCGCCTCGTGTCGGGCGGCGCGCGCGTCCTGCTCGTGGAGGAAGGCCCCGTCGCGCGCCCGGCCGCGGACGCCTTCGAGGCCGTGCAGCGCTACTACGCCGACGGCGGCCTGCGCGCCGCTCTCGGGGACGGCCTGCTCCCGATCCCCACCGGGAGGACCGTCGGCGGGACGACGACGATCAACTCCGGCACCTGCCTGCGCCCGCCCGCGGACATCCTGTCGGGTTGGGAGCGCGCCTCCGGCGGCGCCTTCTCGGCGTCCGGCTTCGGCCGCCTCGTCGAGGACGCCTGGCGCGCCCTCAAGGCGAAGACCGCGCCGCCGGAGACGATGACGGCCGCGTCGAGGATCTTCCTGCGCGGGCTCGAACGGCTGGGCATACCCGGCGGGCACAACCTCGACCGCGCCGAGGACGGCTGCGTCGGCAGCGGGATGTGCTGCTTCGTCTGCCCGAAGGACGCGAAGGTGACTTCGTATAAAGCGTATTTGGCGGGGATCCAAGGAAAGACCGGCTTCGAATTGAGAAGCGGCACGACTCTCGTCGACATCGACGCGGGAACCGGCGGCGTGCGCGTGGGCCTCCGGTCCGCCGACGGGAAAAAGGGACGGGTTCAGGCGAGAGGCCTCGTGCTCGCCTGCGGCACGCTGGCCACGCCCTACTTCGTGCGCAAGTTCCGGCTCGGTCCGGCTTGGCGCGGGGCGGGCGCCGGGCTCTCCGTCCATCCCGCCGCCAAGGTGTTCGGGCTGTTCGACGAGAAGGTCGAGGGCTGGAAGGGCGTGCCGCAGGGTGCCGGCGTGGTCGACCCGTATGATCCCGCCATCCGCTACGAGGGCGTCTACGTCCCCCCGGAGATGTCGGCGATGACCGTGCCGCTCGAAGGGCGCGCGCTGAGCCGCTGGATGAGCGCCTACGCGCGCGCCGCGACCTTCGGCTTCATGATCCGCGACGAGAGCCGCGGCCGCGTGGACCATCCGCTCGGGCCCGCCCATCCCGTCGCGCGCTACCGGATGGGGCCGCGAGACTACGCCCGCATGGTCCGCGGCGCGCGCTTCACCGCGCGCGCGCTGCTCGCCGCGGGCGCCGAGCGCGTGCTCCTGCCGTTCAACATCGAGCTCAACGAGGCCGCCGACGAGCGCGCGCTCGCGGCCCTCCCGCTCGAGTCGGCCGGCCCCGCCGCCCTGCAGATGATGGCCTTCCACCCGCTCGGCACCTGCGGCGCCGGCCGCGTCGCCGGCTGGGACCAGAGCGCGGGCCCGGGCGTGACGATCGCCGACGGCTCGGTGGTGCCGGAGAGCCTGGGAGTCAACCCGCAGGTGACGATCGCGGCCTTCGGCCTGCGCGCGGCGGAGCTCATGCTGGGGGCCCGCGCGTGA
- a CDS encoding radical SAM protein codes for MANLGYIQVVRRCNQRCRFCSNPVNERALTLAAGKRLIDGYRRKGYDGVILTGGEPTLYKGLRELIAYAARKGMPCRLITNGQLTSDPAFLDGLIDAGLSHLHVSVHSHRKEVQADLTGNPESLANIVRTLARLSRRAVSVDVNQTVCAQNADHIHETARWLCARFPYLKHFSWTYLDPLVERVASDRGTVPALRSTKRSLLLAMRFLERTGRTFRLEKVPLCYMGEFGHCSTETRAIVKGEQRAVDFLDSRVHYRERAWRYGKGAACRKCSLTSICAGLWDMGGAYDPAELVAQASDPRKIIRRVLAR; via the coding sequence ATGGCGAACCTCGGCTACATCCAGGTCGTGCGGCGCTGCAACCAGCGCTGCCGCTTCTGCTCGAACCCGGTCAACGAGCGCGCGCTCACGCTCGCCGCGGGCAAGAGGCTCATCGACGGCTACCGCCGCAAGGGCTACGACGGCGTCATCCTCACCGGCGGCGAGCCCACGCTGTACAAGGGCCTCCGGGAGCTGATCGCCTACGCCGCGCGCAAGGGCATGCCCTGCCGCCTGATCACCAACGGCCAGCTCACCTCGGACCCGGCCTTCCTCGACGGCCTCATCGACGCGGGGCTTTCGCATCTGCACGTCAGCGTGCACAGCCACCGCAAGGAGGTGCAGGCCGATCTGACGGGCAACCCCGAGTCCCTGGCGAACATCGTGCGCACTTTGGCGCGCCTGAGCCGGCGCGCGGTGAGCGTCGACGTCAATCAGACCGTCTGCGCCCAGAACGCGGACCACATCCACGAGACCGCGCGGTGGCTCTGCGCGCGCTTCCCGTATCTCAAGCACTTCTCGTGGACCTACCTGGACCCGCTGGTCGAGCGCGTGGCCTCGGACCGGGGGACCGTGCCCGCCTTGCGGAGCACCAAGCGCTCGCTGCTCCTGGCCATGCGCTTCCTCGAACGGACCGGACGCACCTTCCGCCTGGAGAAGGTCCCCCTCTGCTACATGGGCGAGTTCGGGCACTGCTCCACCGAGACCCGCGCCATCGTGAAGGGCGAACAGCGCGCCGTGGATTTCCTCGATTCCCGCGTGCACTACCGCGAGCGGGCCTGGCGCTACGGCAAGGGCGCCGCGTGCCGGAAGTGCTCGCTGACCTCGATCTGCGCCGGGCTGTGGGACATGGGCGGAGCCTACGATCCGGCCGAGCTCGTCGCCCAAGCGAGCGACCCGAGGAAGATCATCCGGCGCGTCCTCGCGCGTTAG